A genomic stretch from Arvicanthis niloticus isolate mArvNil1 chromosome 12, mArvNil1.pat.X, whole genome shotgun sequence includes:
- the Krtap7-1 gene encoding keratin-associated protein 7-1, whose protein sequence is MTRYFCCGNYFPGYPCYGTNFHGTYRATPLNCVVPLGSPLNHGCGTIYSSRNFCYGGVSNFQNPGCCYGSSFYRPWGSGSGFGYSTY, encoded by the coding sequence ATGACTCGTTATTTCTGCTGTGGAAACTACTTCCCAGGGTATCCTTGCTATGGAACCAACTTCCACGGGACCTACAGAGCCACCCCCCTGAACTGCGTTGTGCCTTTGGGCTCTCCCCTGAACCATGGCTGTGGAACCATCTACAGCTCCCGCAACTTCTGCTACGGTGGTGTTAGTAACTTCCAAAATCCCGGCTGTTGCTATGGCAGCAGCTTTTACAGGCCTTggggctctggctctggcttcgGCTACAGCACCTACTGA